In Carya illinoinensis cultivar Pawnee chromosome 7, C.illinoinensisPawnee_v1, whole genome shotgun sequence, the following are encoded in one genomic region:
- the LOC122315011 gene encoding probable 1-deoxy-D-xylulose-5-phosphate synthase 2, chloroplastic yields the protein MLMIKLLPLPTATKSVQQIPNHFCFYFFSSLTTFFSKTDMSSSVLGTSFVPCFCPQDAHSFPISQCSKTTGRLPRELKFNRTIVAQENNASDDLVNRGQTTKHNRLATKFLNFSEEKPSTPILDTINYPMHMKNLSIEELEVLANELRQDIVYTVSKTGGHLSSSLGVAELTVALHHVFNSPEDKIIWDVGHQAYPHKILTGRRSRMHTIRQTCGLAGFPKREESVHDAFGAGHSSTSISAGLGMAVARDLLGKNNHVISVIGDGAMTAGQAYEAMNNAGYLDSNLIIILNDNEQVSLPTATVDGPAPPVGALSRSLTRLQSSRKFRKLREVAKSVSKQIGGKAHQVASKLDSYMKGIVSGAEACLFEELGLYYIGPVDGHNVEDLVYILKNVKAMPAPGPVLIHVITEKGKGYAPAEVASDKMHGVVKFDPKSGKQLKSKSSTRSYTQYFADSLIAEAERDDRIVAIHAAMGGGTGLNLFQKRFPDRCFDVGIAEQHAVTFAAGLAAEGLKPFCAIYSSFLQRGYDQVAHDVDLQKLPVRFAIDRAGLVGADGPTHCGAFDTTFLACLPNMVVMAPSNETELMHMVATAAAIDDRPSCFRYPRGSGIGSILPPNNKGTPLEVGKGRVLKEGTRVAILGYGTIVQSCVAAAELLQVLGISVTVADARFCKPLDGDLIGRLAQEHEVLLTIEEGSIGGFSSHVSHYMGLNGLLDGNLKWRAMMLPDRYIDHGSQTGQLEEAGLSSKHIATTVLSLIGEQRESLHDLLQI from the exons ATGCTCATGATCAAACTCTTGCCTTTGCCTACAGCCACCAAGTCTGTTCAGCAGATCCCCAACCATTTCTGCTTCTACTTCTTTAGCTCTTTAACAACATTTTTCTCAAAGACAGACATGAGTTCTTCGGTCCTTGGAACCAGTTTTGTTCCATGTTTCTGTCCTCAAGATGCGCATTCTTTTCCAATCTCGCAGTGTTCAAAGACTACTGGTCGTCTGCCCCGGGAACTGAAG ttCAATAGAACGATAGTTGCTCAGGAAAATAATGCAAGTGATGACCTGGTGAACAGAGGTCAGACGACAAAGCATAACAGACTGGCCACAAAGTTCCTCAATTTCTCAGAAGAGAAGCCCTCCACTCCAATTCTTGACACCATAAACTACCCTATGCACATGAAAAATCTTTCCATTGAG GAACTTGAGGTTTTAGCCAATGAACTCCGACAAGACATTGTTTATACAGTGTCAAAGACCGGAGGCCACCTAAGTTCAAGCCTGGGGGTGGCTGAGTTGACAGTAGCACTTCATCATGTATTCAACAGTCCTGAAGATAAGATTATATGGGATGTTGGGCATCAG GCCTACCCTCATAAGATTTTAACCGGCAGGAGATCTAGAATGCATACAATTAGGCAAACATGTGGGCTTGCTGGCTTCCCCAAGAGGGAAGAGAGTGTACACGATGCCTTTGGAGCAGGACACAGTTCAACAAGCATTTCGGCTGGCTTGG GGATGGCAGTAGCCAGAGACTTGCTGGGGAAGAACAACCACGTGATTTCCGTAATCGGCGATGGGGCCATGACAGCCGGACAGGCATACGAGGCAATGAACAATGCGGGTTACCTTGACTCAAATCTTATCATCATTTTGAACGACAATGAACAAGTTTCCTTGCCAACTGCCACTGTGGACGGCCCTGCTCCTCCCGTTGGAGCTCTGAGTAGATCCCTGACGAGGCTACAATCCAGTAGAAAGTTCCGCAAGTTGCGTGAAGTTGCGAAG AGCGTTTCAAAGCAAATTGGAGGGAAAGCGCACCAGGTTGCTTCTAAGCTTGATTCCTATATGAAAGGGATTGTGAGTGGTGCTGAGGCATGTTTGTTTGAAGAACTAGGACTATACTATATTGGTCCCGTAGATGGCCATAATGTGGAAGACCTTGTCTATATTTTGAAGAATGTCAAAGCCATGCCAGCTCCAGGACCTGTTCTCATCCATGTTATCACTGAGAAAGGAAAAGGCTATGCTCCGGCTGAAGTAGCATCAGATAAAATGCATG GTGTCGTGAAATTTGACCCCAAGTCAGGAAAACAGCTGAAGTCCAAATCGAGTACTCGTTCATACACCCAATACTTTGCAGATTCATTGATTGCAGAAGCTGAAAGAGATGATAGGATTGTAGCCATTCACGCTGCTATGGGAGGGGGTACAGGACTTAATTTATTCCAGAAGCGATTTCCGGATAGATGTTTTGATGTTGGGATAGCTGAACAACATGCCGTTACCTTTGCTGCTGGCCTAGCTGCTGAAGGGCTTAAGCCATTTTGTGCAATCTATTCTTCTTTTCTACAAAGAGGATATGATCAG GTTGCTCATGATGTAGACCTACAAAAGCTTCCTGTGAGGTTTGCGATAGACAGGGCTGGCCTTGTTGGTGCAGATGGTCCAACCCATTGTGGGGCCTTTGACACAACTTTCTTGGCTTGCTTACCTAACATGGTGGTCATGGCTCCTTCAAATGAAACTGAACTCATGCACATGGTGGCCACAGCTGCTGCTATTGACGATCGGCCTAGCTGCTTTAGGTACCCTAGAGGAAGTGGCATTGGCTCGATTCTTCCACCAAATAACAAAGGGACACCCTTAGAG GTTGGTAAGGGAAGGGTGCTAAAGGAGGGAACTAGGGTGGCTATTTTGGGTTATGGGACAATAGTACAAAGTTGTGTGGCGGCAGCAGAGCTGCTTCAAGTGCTTGGCATTTCTGTAACTGTGGCTGATGCAAGATTCTGCAAGCCTCTTGATGGAGATTTGATCGGACGGCTAGCTCAGGAGCATGAGGTCCTCCTCACTATTGAAGAAGGCTCTATCGGAGGATTTAGCTCTCACGTTTCACACTACATGGGACTGAATGGATTGCTTGATGGAAACCTCAAG TGGAGGGCAATGATGCTTCCTGATAGATATATCGACCACGGTTCTCAAACCGGTCAGTTGGAAGAAGCAGGGCTTAGTTCAAAGCATATCGCCACCACTGTATTGTCATTGATAGGCGAACAGAGGGAGAGCCTTCATGATCTTCTCCAGATATAG